The Aquitalea magnusonii region CGATGCACCCGGCAAGGACTGGCTGCGCATTTCGGTGAAGCGGGAAGACGCGCGCGATGAGGCTCCCGCCGGCAAGGTGTCCGTCATCTTGCATGCCGAACTGGCCGAAGGTGACATCCTGCAGGTATCGCCGCCGTTTGGTGATTTCGTGCTGCATCAGGAGCGGGACACCCCGGTGGTGCTGATCAGCGCGGGCGTGGGCCAGACCCCGCTGCTGTCCATGCTCAAGCACCTGGTGGAAAGCGGCAGCCCGCGCGCCATCCGCTACCTGCATGCCGCACGGGACGGCCAGGTGCATGCGATGAAGCAGGAAGTCCAACAACTGGCACAAGGTCATACGCAGCTACATCAGGCCGTGTTCTACGAAACCCCCTCAGCCACAGAGCGCGCCGGCAGGGATTTTGACCATGCAGGCCGTATCGACGCAGCCGCGATTCATGCTCACGCCCTGCAGCAGGATGCCGACTACTACCTGTGCGGACCGCTTGCCTTCATGCTGCAGCAGCGTCGGCAACTGCGCGATGCCGGCGTACAGCCAGACCGCATCCATATGGAAGTGTTCGGCTCCCACGCCATCGCCGCAGACTAGCCGCCCAGCCGCGGCGAGGCTGCATGCCAGGCCATCCACCCGGATGGCCACCGCTTAGCATGCTGAGCGCACTGCAGTTTGTTTGTCTTCGCGCATTGTGAGGCAGCGCGGTGCAGAGTATCCTGCGCGGCACTGTTCACCCCCCGCTTTCCGCCCATGCAACTGAACCGCTTCACCGATCTTGGCCTGCGCGTGCTGATGTATCTGACACACCGCGACCGCGCCCAGCCGGTCACCATCAGCGAAATTGCCGAACGCTTTGCCGTATCGCGCAATCACCTGGTGAAAGTGGTGCATTTCATGGGGCTGCAAGGTTGGCTGAACAATAGCCGTGGCAAGGGTGGCGGTCTGGCGCTGGCCCAAGCCGCGGAACACTACCGCCTGGGTCAGATTATCCGCGTACTGGAAGGCAATGCCCCGCTGATAGACTGTGCCGAGCCACCTTGTGCTCTGCGGCAGGATTGCCAGTTAAAGGCGGTATTGGACCTTGCAACGCAGGCTTTTTTCAGCACCCTGGATGGCTATACCCTGCGCGACATCATTGCCAGCCCAACCGGCGAGGCCATTATTCGTCTGCATCGGCAGTCCACTTCCCTGCCACCGGATGACACCAGCAGCGACGGATAGCGTCACAAACCGTAATGTGTTGTAAAAAACCATCACTTTTCAAACAGAAAGCCCGCTAAAAGCGGGCTTTTTTTCCCTGTTTTTCCGAGGGCTTTCCCTTGGAAAACAGTCATCATTTCATCAAATTGTCTTCGAATAACGTGCCTTGGTTTCACGCTCACGCAAGTGGCGGTCAAACAACATGGCGATATTGCGAATCAGGAAACGCCCCTTGGGCTCCACCATCAGGAAGTCGCCGTCAAAAGTCAGCAGGCCCAGCTTGTGATACTCGCGGATGGCGGGCAGCTCGGCAGCAAAATACTCGGCGAAATTGATGCCGTGTACCTGTTCGATGGCCTCCACCGACAGCGAGAAGCGGCACATCAAAGCCTGGATGATGCCACGACGCAGGATGTCGTCCTGATCCAGCACCATGCCGCGCATCACTGGCAGGCGGCCTTCGTCCAGTGCGGCGTAATAGCTGTCCAGGTCTTTCTCGTTCTGGCTGTAACAGGGGCCAACCTTTCCGATGGAGGACACGCCAAGGCCGATCATGTCGCAGTCGGCATGAGTGGAATAACCCTGGAAATTGCGCTGCAAGCGGGCCTGGCGCAAGGCAATGGCCAGGTCGTCCTCCGGCTTGGCAAAGTGGTCCATGCCAATGAATACATAACCGGCATCCGCCAGGCTCTTTACTGCATCCTGCAGGATGTCCAGCTTGGTGCTGGCAGCAGGCAGGTCAGCCTCGTTGATGCGCCGTTGCGGCATGAACACCGTGGGCAAATGGGCATAGTTGTACAGCGCCAGACGGTCCGGAGCGATGGCAATCACCTTGTCCAGCGTGCGTTTGAGCGACTCGCGCGTTTGCAGAGGCAGGCCGTAGATCAGATCCACGCTGACCGACTTGAAGCCGGCTTCGCGTGCAGCCTCAATCACCTCCAGCGTTTCCGCCTCGCTTTGCACGCGGTTGACTGCCTGCTGCACCTGCGGATCGAAGTCCTGAATACCCACGCTCATGCGGTTGAAGCCCAAACGCGCCAGATGATGCACGGTTTCACGACCCACCTTGCGCGGGTCGATCTCGATGGAATATTCTCCCTCCGGCAAAAAATCGAAGTGCGTTCGCAGCATGCTCATCAGCCGGTCAAGCTGCGCATCGGACAGGAAGGTCGGCGTGCCGCCGCCAAAGTGCAGCTGGATGATTTTTTCCCGGCAACCAAGTGCAGCGGCAACCAGCTTGATCTCTTTTTCCAGATAGTCGAGATAACGGTCGGCGCGGCTTTTGTCCTTGGTGATGATTTTGTTACAGCCGCAGTAGTAACATACCGTGTTGCAGAACGGTATGTGAACGTACAATGATATTGCGTTCTGATGCATGCCCAGATGGCGCTGCATCAGCCAGCTTTTATAGTCCTTCTCGCCAAACACCGGGGTAAACCGGTCTGCGGTCGGGTAAGAAGTGTATCTTGGGCCAGAGCCATCAAGACGTTCGATCAATGCTCGGTCGAACTCACAGTGGGTAGGCGAAAACGGATGGGTGGTGTGCATGTCGTCGGGTATTGATAGTCAAACGTCAGGTGGACTGGTAAATTTGCGGAAAACGTGCGAATTCCGCTTTGACAAGGGTCAAGCTTCTTTACAGGGTTGTACAAAACACTCGATGTCAGACCAAAACCAACACACTCTGCATGCACTGAAGGTGTCCTGCTCCAACTGCAGCTTGCGCGAACTCTGCCTGCCCATCGGGCTGAACCGCGACGAGATGACCCAACTGGACGCAGTGATCCGTCAGAGCCGCCGCCTCAAGCGCGGTGAGTACCTGTTCCGCAGCGGCGAGACCTTCAAGTCCCTGTTTGCCGTGCGTACCGGTTTCTTCAAGACCAGCGTCGCCAGCCAGGATGGTCGCGAGCAGGTCACGGGCTTCCTGATGTCCGGCGAACTGATGGGCCTGGACGGCATTTCTTCCAATGTCCACGGTTGCGATGCCATCGCACTGGAAGACAGCGAAGTGTGCGAACTGCCCTTCAACCGCATGGAAAGCCTGGGGCGCGACATTCCCAGCCTGCAGCATCACTTTTTCCGGCTGATGAGCCGCGAGATCGTGCGTGACCAAAACGTCATGCTGCTGTTGGGCAATATGAAAGCGGAAGAACGTCTGGCCGCCTTCCTGCTGAATCTGTCGCAGCGCCTGTCCACCCGCGGCTTTGCCGCCAACGATTTCATCCTGCGCATGAGCCGTGAGGAAATCGGCAGCTTCCTCGGCCTGAAACTGGAAACCGTCAGCCGCACGCTGTCCAAGTTCCAGCAGCAAGGCTGGCTGAGCGTGGACCACAAGCACATCCAGCTGATCAAGGCCGATGCACTGAAAGACCTGATCTCCGGTTGCACCCACGCCAACGGCGTATAAGCCGGCAGCACGCTAGCAAACCATCCGGGCGGTGGGCGCCAAGGCGCCTTACCGCCCTTCTTGCATCTTCTGCCCATCCGGGCAGGCGCGCCATTCTCCGCAAGCACTAACTCTTCCGGGCAGGGTATTACCAGCGCCCGATCAGCATGCCGGCCACCAGTTGCTCGGCCCGTTCGGCCACTTCGGCCAGCTGCGCGGCCGCGGGCTCGCCGCGTACCACCACGGCGGGCAGCACTTCGTGCCAGCCATAGCCAGCGATGATGCGCCGCATGGATTGCAATGCGCCCAGACCATCGTTTCCCGCCGACACCAGCAGCAGGCAGGCCAGCCCCTCGGTGCGGCCCTGCGCCGGGTAGAAGGTGCGGTCAAAGAAATCTTTCAGCTTGCCCGCCATATAGCCAAAATTCTCCGGCGTTGCCAGCACGATGCCGTCTGTTGCCAGCAAATCATCCAGCGTGGCCTGCTCGGCGGGCAGGCAGTTGAACTGCAGGTCATCGGCCAGCCCCGCTACGCTGGCACGCACCGCCGCCACCAGTTGCAAGGTGCGACCGGTCTGGCTGGCATACAACAGAAGCAAGCGCTTCATGTGGCCGGACTCCCTTGCAAGCTGGCCATCAATGCTTGCAGGCGCGTTGCTTCGGGCCAGCCGGGCGGCACCACGAAGCCGCGCGCCACTTCCTCCCAGTAGCCATCGCCCAGCGGCAGCAGTTCGGCCACCAGTTGCGGCACTACGGCCTGATGCAATTCCTGGCGCAGGCTGTGCTGTTCGCGCACTTCGGCTTCGGCCACACGGGCCGGTGCCAGCCAGCTCAAGCGTGACAGCCACAACCAGCGCGATGCCGGGCTGGTTGCGGGCCAAGGCTGCAAAAGCGGGCTGATCCAGCCTTGCAGCTGATCCGCTGCCAATGGCGGGACGAGGCGTGTCGGTCGGGAATAGAAAAACCAGCCGGCCAGCCGGGCCTGGCTGGCACAGCCAATAAAGTCGGGCGGCAGGACGCGCCGGGCCAGGGGGTGGCGGGACAGCTGCAACTGCGCCTGCAATTTACCCGCCTTCAGCAGCCAGGCATCGCGCAGACTGGGGCCTACCAGACTGTCCGGCCCCTCGCCCAGTTGCAGATAGAATTTGCTGGCGGTTTCCACGTGCAGCGGTTCGCCATCCAGCCGGATCAGGAAATCAAACTCGCCGATGGTGCGGCCGCTGGCGTCTTGCAGCGGCAGATTGGCGGCCACCAGTTCGATATGGGGCGCAAGGTGAAACCAGAAAGCCAGCAGCCGTTCGGCATAGCGCCCAAGCCGCAGGCAAGGCTGCTTCGCCAGCCAGTGGACCAGCGGGCCTGGGTCTTGCTCCAGCGCGGCCAGCAAGGCCGGGCCGTCGGGGCCCAGCAGGCGTTGTGGTGAAAGATTGCAGCCACTATCCCAGGGAGCGGGGGCGGTCAGCAAAAAAGCCAGATCACGCAGCGCAGGCTGCGTGTAGGGCAGATAAAAACCGCAATCAGGATTCGCCGCCATGCTCATGGCCGTCTGCCACGCGCTGGATCTGCTTCATCAGGCCGCGCAGGATGTCCACCTCGTCGCGCAGCATGCCGGAACGGTTGAACAGCGCGCGCATACGGCGCATCAGTCGCTCGCTGTTACGGCGGCGGTAGTAGCCGATGGCATCCATGGTCTGGTCCAGATGCTGGCAGAAGCCTTCCACCTCGCCCAGGCTGGCGGTTTCACTTTCTGGGCGCAGGTATTCCACATCAACGCCGGTATGGCTGAACAGCTCGTAAGTCATCACCTGTACCGCCATCGCCAGGTTGAGCGAAAAGTAGTCCGGGTTGCCCGGAATGGTCACCAGCCGGTTGCACTGCTCCACTTCTTCAATCGACAGACCGAAGGTTTCATTGCCGAACACCAGCGCCACCTGCTCGCCATCGCGGGCGCGGGCCACCAGTTCCGGCGTGGTTTCGCGCGGGGTGGACAGCGGGGTGGTCAGCTCGCGGCGGCGGCTGGTGAGCGCGCAGGCCACGGTGACGTCGCTGAGCGCTTCGCTGAGGCTGGCCACCACGGTGGCACTCTCCAGCACATCCACCGCGCCGGAGGCCAGCGCATTGGCTTCATCGCTGGGAAACACTTTGGGTTCAACCAGATACAGGCGGGTCAGCCCCATGGTTTTCATCGCCCGTGCGGCCGAACCGATATTGCCCGGATGGTTGGGCCGAGCCAACACGATGCGAATGTTTTTCAGAAAATCAGGTACTTGGGGTTTATTCATCAGCAGTTTCACATTAAAATGGCGGGCATATCAAAAAGCCCGCGCGCTCGCGCCGGCTTTTTTTGTTCCTTAACCCAGATTGTTACTGTCAGATGTCGAGCCATGTTGGCTGACATCTGCTATCCGTTCTAGAGGCCGTCAATGCATCCGATGCTCAATATCGCGGTTAAAGCCGCCCGCCGTGCTGGCAGTGTAATCCAGCGTGCGTCGCTTAACCTCGATACCATTCGTGTAGAGAAGAAAAAGCACAATGACTTTGTGACCGACGTGGACCGCGCTGCCGAACAGGCCATCGTGGACATGATTCTGGAGGCGTATCCCAAGCACGCCATTCTAGCAGAAGAGTCCGGCGCCAAAGGCGTGGGCTCCTCCGAATACGAATGGATCATCGACCCCATCGACGGCACCACCAACTTCCTGCATGGCCACCAGCAATACGCCATTTCCATCGCGCTGGCGCACAAGGGCCAGGTACAGCAGGCCGTGGTGTACGACCCTAGCCGTAACGATCTGTTTACCGCCTCGCGCGGTGTTGGTGCCTTCCTCAACGACCGCCGCATCCGTGTTTCCAAGCGCTTCATGATGAATGAATGCGTGATCGCCACCGGTTTCCCGGTGACCGACCAAAGCTATATCGACCAATACCTGGGCATGCTCAAAGACGTGCTGGGCAAGACTGCCGGCGTACGTCGCGAAGGCGCTGCCTCGCTCGACTTGTGCAATGTGGCTTGCGGCCGCGTGGACGGCTTCTGGGAACTGAACCTGAAACCGTGGGACATCGCTGCGGGCAGCCTGATCGTGCAGGAAGCCGGTGGCATCGTCACCGACCTGACCGGCGAACAGGAGTGGATGGAATCCGGCGACATCGTGGCCGCCAACCCCAAGGTGCTGGCCCAACTGCTGGCCACCATCGCGCCGCACCTGAACAAGTAATCATTGCCTCGGTGCAGGCAGCAAAAACGGCAACCCCAGGGTTGCCGTTTTTTTACGTGTTAAAGCTTATCCGTTCTGTACTGCCAATTTGCCCTGCATGTGCAGGAACTGGCCATCGGTCTGCGCAATATTGGTGTAGACAATGCCGTTCTCGAAATCTTGCACATGGACCACATTGGAACCGGTCTTGGGTTCATGCCAGTACACCATGAAAACCTGCGGACGAATCGGCACCGCGGTGTATTGCACATCATCCCCCATGCCCTTGAACATGCCGGCAGTGCCGATATAGCTCATCGACTTGTCATCATGGAAATTCAGTTCGAAGGTGGTTTCGCCAAAACTGACTGCCACCTTTTTACCGGCTGCCGGATAAGCAGGCTTTGCTTCTGCCGCCGGCCATTGCATTTCACCTTTGATTACTTTTGCACTCATATCCAGCAGATTGTCACCAGCCAAACCCGGATATAGTTTTTTCATGGCTGCAATCAATTCTGCAGAATTCTTGCTTTCTTTCGCTTCCTTATCAAAGGCTTTGAGATAATCACGGGTAAACTGCACGGACTTGATGGTAAACGGCTGGCTGCCATCTTTATTCAGCATGTAATGCCCCGGCACTACCATGGTCGGCTTGAGCGCCTCGATATCCGCCAGGGTTTGCAACCAGTTCTGCCGCGATTTTTCAGTCTGGGTATCCGCAATCCAGACATGCTGATTGGCCATCACCACCACACCACCTACTACTGCCTTGATAGACGGAATCCACACATAACTGCGATCCGGAGTTGGGCCTTTCAAGCCCATCACTTCCAGTTTATTACCATCCACAGTCAAGGTATTGCCTTGCAGTACGTCTGGTGTAAACACTTGCTTGGGTGCATTTTCTTTCAGAATAGGCCCCCAGAAAGCCAGTTTGCCATCTTTGCTGGCATGGATAGCGGCCACCGTTTCAGGCGTGGCAAGCACACGCACATCCGGGAAGGCTTTTTTAATAGCCTCCAGACCAAAATAATAATCCGGATCACTATGACTGATATAAACCGTGGTCAGCTTCTTGCCTGTTGCCTTGATTTTATCTACCAGCTTATTGGCATCGGCAATGGAGAATTGCGCGTCAATCAGCACAACTTCTTTTTCACCGGCAATGATTTCAGAGGAAACCGCAAATATGCCTTTTTCTCCAGGGTTATAAACCTGAAT contains the following coding sequences:
- a CDS encoding inositol monophosphatase family protein; this translates as MHPMLNIAVKAARRAGSVIQRASLNLDTIRVEKKKHNDFVTDVDRAAEQAIVDMILEAYPKHAILAEESGAKGVGSSEYEWIIDPIDGTTNFLHGHQQYAISIALAHKGQVQQAVVYDPSRNDLFTASRGVGAFLNDRRIRVSKRFMMNECVIATGFPVTDQSYIDQYLGMLKDVLGKTAGVRREGAASLDLCNVACGRVDGFWELNLKPWDIAAGSLIVQEAGGIVTDLTGEQEWMESGDIVAANPKVLAQLLATIAPHLNK
- a CDS encoding MBL fold metallo-hydrolase produces the protein MKSLFAAVTSIALFGVVPFAQAAQPGLDIQVYNPGEKGIFAVSSEIIAGEKEVVLIDAQFSIADANKLVDKIKATGKKLTTVYISHSDPDYYFGLEAIKKAFPDVRVLATPETVAAIHASKDGKLAFWGPILKENAPKQVFTPDVLQGNTLTVDGNKLEVMGLKGPTPDRSYVWIPSIKAVVGGVVVMANQHVWIADTQTEKSRQNWLQTLADIEALKPTMVVPGHYMLNKDGSQPFTIKSVQFTRDYLKAFDKEAKESKNSAELIAAMKKLYPGLAGDNLLDMSAKVIKGEMQWPAAEAKPAYPAAGKKVAVSFGETTFELNFHDDKSMSYIGTAGMFKGMGDDVQYTAVPIRPQVFMVYWHEPKTGSNVVHVQDFENGIVYTNIAQTDGQFLHMQGKLAVQNG
- the fnr gene encoding fumarate/nitrate reduction transcriptional regulator Fnr, giving the protein MSDQNQHTLHALKVSCSNCSLRELCLPIGLNRDEMTQLDAVIRQSRRLKRGEYLFRSGETFKSLFAVRTGFFKTSVASQDGREQVTGFLMSGELMGLDGISSNVHGCDAIALEDSEVCELPFNRMESLGRDIPSLQHHFFRLMSREIVRDQNVMLLLGNMKAEERLAAFLLNLSQRLSTRGFAANDFILRMSREEIGSFLGLKLETVSRTLSKFQQQGWLSVDHKHIQLIKADALKDLISGCTHANGV
- a CDS encoding RNA methyltransferase, whose amino-acid sequence is MNKPQVPDFLKNIRIVLARPNHPGNIGSAARAMKTMGLTRLYLVEPKVFPSDEANALASGAVDVLESATVVASLSEALSDVTVACALTSRRRELTTPLSTPRETTPELVARARDGEQVALVFGNETFGLSIEEVEQCNRLVTIPGNPDYFSLNLAMAVQVMTYELFSHTGVDVEYLRPESETASLGEVEGFCQHLDQTMDAIGYYRRRNSERLMRRMRALFNRSGMLRDEVDILRGLMKQIQRVADGHEHGGES
- a CDS encoding flavodoxin family protein, encoding MKRLLLLYASQTGRTLQLVAAVRASVAGLADDLQFNCLPAEQATLDDLLATDGIVLATPENFGYMAGKLKDFFDRTFYPAQGRTEGLACLLLVSAGNDGLGALQSMRRIIAGYGWHEVLPAVVVRGEPAAAQLAEVAERAEQLVAGMLIGRW
- the hemN gene encoding oxygen-independent coproporphyrinogen III oxidase, translated to MHTTHPFSPTHCEFDRALIERLDGSGPRYTSYPTADRFTPVFGEKDYKSWLMQRHLGMHQNAISLYVHIPFCNTVCYYCGCNKIITKDKSRADRYLDYLEKEIKLVAAALGCREKIIQLHFGGGTPTFLSDAQLDRLMSMLRTHFDFLPEGEYSIEIDPRKVGRETVHHLARLGFNRMSVGIQDFDPQVQQAVNRVQSEAETLEVIEAAREAGFKSVSVDLIYGLPLQTRESLKRTLDKVIAIAPDRLALYNYAHLPTVFMPQRRINEADLPAASTKLDILQDAVKSLADAGYVFIGMDHFAKPEDDLAIALRQARLQRNFQGYSTHADCDMIGLGVSSIGKVGPCYSQNEKDLDSYYAALDEGRLPVMRGMVLDQDDILRRGIIQALMCRFSLSVEAIEQVHGINFAEYFAAELPAIREYHKLGLLTFDGDFLMVEPKGRFLIRNIAMLFDRHLRERETKARYSKTI
- a CDS encoding DUF1853 family protein; amino-acid sequence: MSMAANPDCGFYLPYTQPALRDLAFLLTAPAPWDSGCNLSPQRLLGPDGPALLAALEQDPGPLVHWLAKQPCLRLGRYAERLLAFWFHLAPHIELVAANLPLQDASGRTIGEFDFLIRLDGEPLHVETASKFYLQLGEGPDSLVGPSLRDAWLLKAGKLQAQLQLSRHPLARRVLPPDFIGCASQARLAGWFFYSRPTRLVPPLAADQLQGWISPLLQPWPATSPASRWLWLSRLSWLAPARVAEAEVREQHSLRQELHQAVVPQLVAELLPLGDGYWEEVARGFVVPPGWPEATRLQALMASLQGSPAT
- a CDS encoding RrF2 family transcriptional regulator; the encoded protein is MQLNRFTDLGLRVLMYLTHRDRAQPVTISEIAERFAVSRNHLVKVVHFMGLQGWLNNSRGKGGGLALAQAAEHYRLGQIIRVLEGNAPLIDCAEPPCALRQDCQLKAVLDLATQAFFSTLDGYTLRDIIASPTGEAIIRLHRQSTSLPPDDTSSDG